Proteins encoded together in one Desulfovibrio sp. window:
- a CDS encoding hemerythrin family protein: protein MSHIEWHSGLSLGIEKIDDQHKNLIDLSNKLMDAAKHGASKNITEAFHSLREYTVYHFNDEEEYMRRIKYPKLHEHSQQHLILKQQVKYYQEALYKKAEITESEILDFLKKWLIDHIVYNDLDIKRFLESKPDN, encoded by the coding sequence ATGTCGCATATCGAATGGCATTCGGGTTTGTCCTTGGGCATCGAGAAGATTGACGACCAGCATAAGAACCTCATCGATCTCTCAAACAAATTGATGGACGCCGCCAAGCATGGGGCTTCCAAGAACATAACAGAAGCTTTCCATTCTCTCCGGGAATACACAGTATACCACTTCAACGACGAAGAAGAATACATGCGGCGGATCAAGTATCCAAAGTTGCACGAGCATAGCCAGCAACACCTCATCTTGAAGCAGCAGGTGAAGTACTATCAGGAGGCTCTCTACAAGAAGGCGGAGATTACAGAGTCGGAAATACTCGACTTTTTGAAGAAATGGCTGATTGATCATATAGTGTACAACGATCTGGACATAAAAAGGTTTTTAGAATCGAAACCTGACAATTAG
- the murA gene encoding UDP-N-acetylglucosamine 1-carboxyvinyltransferase, producing the protein MDKLIIEGGLPLRGRVRVSGSKNAALPILMAAILLDSPVTYRNVPNLRDIHTTLKLLNILGLQAEFEAGSACVHPAQTLNPEAPYDLVKTMRASVLCLGPLLARLGEARVALPGGCAIGARPVNLHLTALEQMGARFDLDSGYIEGKTSGLHGAKIVFDQVTVGGTENLLMAASLAEGETILENAAREPEVVDLANFLIACGAKITGHGTPVIKIQGVTSLSGCEYSIMPDRIEAGTYLVAAAMTGGELILDNCPCDAMDAVFSKLREMGVVMNEGPDGLVVRRGGELTCMDVTTIPYPGFPTDMQAQIMALMCVSSGAGTIRETIFENRFMHVQELVRLGAKIKVSSQSAFVRGVPRLTGAPVMASDLRASASLVVAGLAAYGSTEVQRIYHLDRGYEAMEVKLQTLGARIKRAKE; encoded by the coding sequence ATGGACAAACTGATCATCGAGGGCGGCCTGCCCCTGCGCGGACGCGTACGGGTTTCCGGCTCCAAGAACGCGGCCCTGCCCATACTCATGGCCGCCATCCTGCTGGATAGCCCCGTCACCTACCGCAATGTCCCGAACCTTCGCGACATCCACACCACCCTCAAACTTTTGAACATCCTTGGTCTTCAGGCCGAATTCGAGGCGGGTTCGGCCTGCGTGCACCCGGCTCAGACGCTGAATCCCGAGGCTCCCTACGATCTTGTGAAAACCATGCGCGCCTCGGTGCTCTGCCTGGGGCCGCTCCTGGCCCGCCTGGGCGAAGCCAGGGTCGCCCTGCCAGGCGGTTGCGCCATCGGGGCCAGGCCTGTGAACCTGCACCTGACCGCCCTGGAGCAAATGGGAGCCCGGTTCGATCTTGATTCCGGATACATCGAAGGTAAGACCAGCGGCCTTCATGGAGCCAAGATCGTCTTCGACCAGGTCACTGTGGGCGGCACCGAGAACCTGCTCATGGCCGCCAGCCTGGCCGAGGGTGAAACCATCCTGGAGAACGCCGCCCGGGAGCCCGAGGTGGTGGACCTGGCCAATTTCCTCATCGCCTGTGGAGCCAAGATAACCGGCCACGGCACGCCCGTTATCAAGATTCAGGGTGTAACATCTCTGTCCGGCTGCGAATACTCCATCATGCCCGACCGCATCGAGGCAGGCACCTACCTGGTGGCCGCTGCCATGACCGGCGGCGAGCTCATCCTGGACAACTGCCCCTGCGACGCCATGGACGCCGTGTTCAGCAAACTTCGGGAAATGGGCGTGGTCATGAACGAAGGCCCGGACGGTCTGGTTGTCCGCAGGGGAGGCGAGTTGACCTGCATGGACGTGACCACCATTCCCTACCCCGGATTCCCAACCGACATGCAGGCCCAGATCATGGCCCTCATGTGCGTCTCCTCCGGAGCGGGGACCATCCGCGAAACCATCTTCGAAAACCGCTTCATGCACGTTCAGGAGTTGGTCCGGCTGGGGGCCAAGATCAAGGTGAGTTCGCAGAGCGCCTTTGTGCGCGGCGTGCCAAGACTCACAGGCGCTCCGGTAATGGCGTCGGACCTGCGGGCCAGCGCGTCCCTGGTGGTGGCTGGCCTTGCCGCCTATGGCTCCACAGAAGTGCAACGCATCTACCACCTCGACCGCGGCTACGAGGCCATGGAAGTGAAGCTTCAGACCCTGGGTGCCCGCATCAAGCGAGCCAAGGAGTAG